The nucleotide sequence TTGCCACCAAAAGCAACCAGCGTTTCGTTCCGGGACGCTATCCGATCACCGATGTCACGGTGACCGGCCGTCTGCCCAGCGGTGCCCGCGGCGTGACCGAAACGTTGTTCGATCCCGAAACAGGTGCCGCCATCGACCACGAATGACGTTTTCGCGAGCCCCAACCTCATGCGTGACCGTACCAATCAAAGCTCCGTACCGTCCGCATCGCGGTTGTTGTCAACGCATCGGTCGCGCGTGATTTGGCTTTGCGTTCTTGTCGCGTGGATCGGCACCGCGGGGCCAAGTTTCGGCCAGGGCAGCCGCAGCGACTACCAGCGATGGGAAACGCTGGATCGCACCGTCGCCGGCAAGGTCTTTCGCAATGACGTTTCGGCTCATTGGATCAACGACGACCTGTTTTGGTACCGCGTGCGGACCCGCGACCAGGGCGAACGGTTTGTGGTGGTCAACGCCGCGACCGGGAAAAAGTCGTCCGACTATGACCGCGACCAACTCCGCGATGCCATCGCCGGCGATGCCGAAGACGTGGACATCGATTCGATTTTTGGGCTGAAACCCCGTCGAACCATCGCGTCAAGCCATTATCGTGGTTCGCCCACCAGTATCGAATTTGACAACCGCACCGACCAGGATTTGAAAGTCCATTACCGCAGCGGCGACGGCACCGAGCGGTATTACGGTGACGTCAAAGCCGGCGCGTCACGACAGTGGTCCACCTACGACGGACACGCGTGGGTCTTGCGGAACGCCGACGGCAAGGCGATTGCATGCTTTGTTGCCGACACGACACCGGGCATCGCCGTAATCGATGCGGACACCCCACGCCCCGCGTCTGCCCAGCCCAGACGCCGACGCGATGAATCACGATTGCAGAAATCGCCCGACGAAGCGTGGGAAATTCGTATCGACGACCACAACCTTCACCTGACCCACCGTGACGACGCAGCCAAAAATTGGACCACCGCGGACGGATCGCAACCGCACAGTTATGGCGGCAAAGTTCATTGGTCGCCCGATTCGAAACACTTCGTCGTGATGAAAACACGACCGGGAACACGACGCAAAATCCATCTGATCGATTCTTCACCGGACGACAGCCATCACGGCAAACTGCTCACTCTTGATTACGCCAAACCGGGTGACGATTTAGACGTTCGCACATTGATTCTGTTTTCCGCCGATGGTTCACGACGTTTCGAGATCGACAACACGCGGTTTCCGAATCCTTATCAGTTGTCCGATTTCCAGTGGGATCCCGATTCGTCGGGCTTCAGCTTCCTGTACAACCAACGCGGGCATCAGGTGTTGCGTCTGGTCAGGGTGAATGCGGATGACGGGTCGACGTCAACGCTGATCGATGAAACCAGTGATACGTTCATCTGCTATTCCAGCAAGAATTATCTGCGTCGCTTGCACGGAAGCGATGAAGCGATCTGGATGAGCGAACGCAGCGGCTGGAATCATCTGTATCTGGTCGATCAGAAGTCCGGCAAGATGTCCGACATCACGCACGGATGCCTTGGGCTGGACGGCCAATTTGTGGTTCGCGGCGTGGAAAAGGTGGATGCGGAGAAACGCCGACTTTGGGTGAAAGTCAGCGGCATCCATCCGGGCGAAGATCCCTATCACGTACATTTGTTGGCGGTCGACTTCGACGGCAACAACGCGACCATTCTTACCGGGGGCGACGGCAATCACCGCTGGGACTTCAGCCCGAATGGACGCTATCTGATTGATCAATACAGCCGCGTGGACCTGCCGAACCGATCGGTGCTGCGCGATGCGGAAACGGGCAAAAGTATCTGTGAACTGGAAACGGCCGACATACGCGCGCTGTTGGAAACCGGATGGCGTGTCCCGGAACGTTTTGTCGCCAAAGGCCGCGACGGCCAAACCGACATCCATGGAATCATTGTCCGTCCGACCGGCTTTGATCCGCGGCGGAAATACCCGGTCTTGGAATACATCTATGCCGGCCCCCACGGTTCATTTGTCCCCAAGTCATTCGGCACGCATTCGCGGTTGTACAAAATGGCGGAACTGGGGTTCATCGTCGTCCAAATCGATGGCATGGGCACCAACCACCGCAGCAAAGCCTTTCACGACGTGTGTTGGAAGAACCTGGGCGACAGCGGGTTCCCCGATCGCATCGCTTGGATGAAAGCGGCCGCGGAAACACGCCCCGAGATGGACCTCCGCCGCGTCGGCATCTGGGGCGGTTCGGCCGGCGGACAAAGCGCACTTCGCGCGCTGTTGGCACACGGTGACTTCTATCAAGCAGCCGTCGCCGACTGTGGTTGTCACGACAATCGCGTGGACAAGATCTGGTGGAACGAACAATGGATGGGCTGGCCGATCGGTCCCCATTACAAGGAACAATCCAACGTCACTTGTGCACATCAATTGCGGGGCGATCTGATGCTGATCGTCGGTGAACTGGATCGCAACGTGGATCCGATCAGCACGATGCAAGTGGTCGATGCGTTGGTCCGTGCCGACAAAGACTTTGAACTGTTGGTCATGCCCGGTGTCGGTCACGGTGCGGCCGGACATCCGTATGCGGCACGTCGGCAAGCCGATTTCTTTGTCCGCAAACTTCAGGGCCGCCAACCACGCTGGGACTCCGACGACCGGAACAACGAACCGGACACCGACTGATCCAAAGATTCGGCGAAGTCTCAGCTTGCGGAAACCGGCTGTTTGGACGTCCGCTGCTGTTCGTCGATCACGCGTTTTGGCACCAGCGTTTTTCGTGGCAGCGTGATCGTTGACGAGATCAGCAGGCTGGACAACAGCCCTATCACGGCCGTCCCGGTTAACAGGAATGGCACCCACACCGGCACTTGGTTCACGTCCAACGACAACGTCCAAGCCCAATTGGATATTTGCCAAGTGCTGTAACGAAAATCACGCCCATCGGCCAAATAGAGACCGATCGAATAGGGAATGACCGCGGCAAACACCGCCACCACGATGAAAGCGGCGATGCCGAATTCGACACGGACGTGATGAAACCGACGCACGAAAGCGACCAACCAACGCGTGGCGACCAAAAAGATCACCGCATAAGCACCAAGCATGGTCACAAAATTGGTTGCCTGGTCAAAGAAGCCGGACGGCATCGTACTGTTCGGCTGATTGCGGTACAGACGCAATACTTCCAAAGAAACCACCAACACACTGACCAAACCGACCACGCCGAAGATCAATCCAGCGGCGGGCCCCGGCGTCAAGAATGTGCCCACCGCGCGACCGGCGAACGTTTCCGGCAATTCACGCCGAATCCGCGGCGTCATCGCCGGTGATTCCGCAGCCATCATCGATCCGCTGACCAACCACAAAATGGTCAAGAAAATCGCGGTCGGAAACGCAAGCACCAGCCCCTCTTCGGCAAACACTTGGACACCAAAAACGTTCAGCCCGATCGCGATCACGGTCAACAACAACAACGACAATCGCAAACGCGTCGACCGGTTTTCGCTTTCCGGCGTCAGCATCATTGCCGTCGTGGTCACCAACAGGTTGCCAATCGCAAACGAAAGCAACAAAGCCGACACGACCGCGAACACAATCAAGGTGGTAGGGAACGGAATGCCAAACCAGATCATCGTGATGCAGGCGGCACCGATGACGTATTCACCCAGCAATAACATCGACAAGACCAACAACAGCGTGACCACGCGGGCATTACGCGATCGCGACTGGGGGGCAAACGTCAACGCCGCGGTGGTCAGCAACAGACCACACAGAAACAAGAACGCCATCACCAGCAATAGCGTGGGCAAATCAATACCTCGCAACGTGTAGGCGAATGCAAAGCAGGGCAACAACGCGACGAAATACAGGGTCATCTGCAGCGTGCCGCTGGCCAATTTGCCCAGCACGATTTGCCAGGGGCTAAGCGTCGATATCGACAACAGTTCCAACGTGCCGTCGTCCAACTCCGCCTCCAAACTTCGATACGCTGCCAGCGGAACGACCAACAGCATCGGGACGGCCAGCACCACGTAGTAACCAACCAGCATGAAGGACGCGGTCGGCGTGGTGTAGATCTGGGGCATCCGCATCATGCTGCCGACGATCGTCCAGCCGAGTGCGGCGATCAGCAACAAGGAAAACGTCACCAGAAATTGCCGACTCTTCAGGGCCTGGCGAGTCTCCTTGACCAGAATCGGATTGATCCAGTCGCCGATCCGCAAACACCAATCGTCGATTTTTCGCAGCCACGGCGGAGTCGAATCCGACGGCCCGGTCAACGCAGGGGAAGCCATGGTTTTCCTTTTCTTCACCGAACATTTGCCATCATTTTGGGGTGATCACCCCCATCGACCGTCGTAAGATCGATATCATACAAACAACCAGGTAGACGGTTGACCAGACTTCGCCAATCAGCCGTCACGGGCAATTGGTATGGACGCCTGTGCAAGTAATGCTAATATGTGCATTATCAAAATGATCTCAACGGTCATTTGCGCCCCCATCCACGGTCGGCGATTCGTTGGCGACGCCATTCTCGCAAAGGTTTAGGAGGTATCCGAGTGACGACCACGGCACAGTTGACCGAGCGTCAGCAGAACGTTTACGACATGATTCGCGGACTGATCATCGAGCGGGGCTACGGCCCGACGGTCCGAGAAATCGGTGAACACTTCGGCATCAAAAGCCCCAACGGGGTGATGTGCCACCTGCGTGCTCTTGAACGCAAAGGTCTGATCACTCGCAGTCCCAACAAGTCTCGTGCTATCGAATTGACATCGCCGGCGGACCGCAGCGGCCACGCGTTGCCGATGGTCGGCGTCGTCGCGGCCGGCCCGACGACTCTTGCATTTGAGCAGAACGAACGGGTCGATGTGGGACAGTTGTTGTTCAGCAACGATCGATTCATGTTGCAGGTCAGCGGCGACAGCATGGTCAACGCCCACATCGCCGACGGCGACTACGTGGTCATCCAGCGTCAAGAAAACGCTCAGCCCGGCCAAATGGTCGTCGCGCAGACCCCCGACGGCGAAGCGACGTTGAAGTATTGGTATCCCGAAGGCGATCGGATCCGATTGCAACCGGCCAACGACAACATGGACCCGATCTTCGTCCGCGAAGCCAAGATCCTGGGTATCGCCGTCGGCGTGGTCCGCACCCGAGTCTGATCAGCCGCATCATTCTGATCTGCGGCATCCGCACGCACGGCCGACGCGGTTCGGCCGGGTCAGGACCGATGACCGACCGCGTCTACAAAGATGCCAGCACTCGCGGCACTTCTTCCGAAGCCCGGCCGCGAATCGTTTCATCAAACGCACCACTGGCCGGCGTGTCGTCCAAATTGATTTCGATTCGGCGACAATGAACGGGCGTCTGACTGACGATGCCCGCCGCGGGATAGACCAGCCCCGACGTGCCGATGGCCAGAAACACGTCGGCTTTCCGGGCCGCCCGTTCGATCGATTCCAATCCCAACGGAACCTCGCCAAACCAAACGACGTGTGGGCGCAATCGCCCACGCAGTTTCGCATTTTCCGGGTCAGCCGGGTGCGGGGTTTCAAGCGAAAGGTCTTCCGTCCAGTCGAACAGTTCACCGGTGTCGATGCATCGGACCTTCATCAGTTCGCCGTGCATCGGCAACACCCGCTTGCTGCCGGCCCGTTGGTGCAGGTTGTCGATGTTCTGGGTCACCAACAAGAAATCACCCGAATCATGGCCACGTTCGAAGTCCGCAAGCGCAACATGCGCCGCGTTGGGCTGGATCAACGGGTCCTGTAGTTTGCGTCGCCGCAAGTTGTAGAACCGATGCACCAACACGGGATCGGCATCAAAGCCCTCCGGCGACGCCACTTGTTCGACCCGATGGCCTTCCCACAAACCATCGGCACCACGAAACGTGGGGATACCCGATTCCGCGGAAATCCCGGCACCGGTCAAAATGAGAACGTTCATCGAATCGGCCCGTCGCTCAAAGGATGCAGTCGATCAATGGATGCAGTGGTGCGGATGCCCGGCGGCACTTCGACAAGCGACGCGCCGGGCGGGGTCAAACTCGGGCCCGTTCGATCAGACCTGCGGTTCGGTCATCTTCCAAGGATCAAGCGCTTCGGTCAGTTCGGCTTCCGGCAAGATGCCATCGGCCTGACACAGTTCGCGAATCGTGCGACCTTCGGCGAACGCTTGCTTGGCCAACTTGGCGGCCTTGTCGTATCCGATCAACGGGTTCAGCGACGTGCACATCGACAGACTCTGTTCAACGGCTTTTTCACACTGTTCCTCGTTCGCTTCCATTCCGTTCAAGCAGAATTCGACGAACGCGTCCGTACCGCCGGTCAGCAACTGGATCGATTCCAGGACGGTGTGCGCCAGCACGGGCATCATGATGTTCAACTGGAAATTGCCACCGGATGCACCGGAGACCGTCATGCAGGTGTCATTTCCCATGACGCGGGCACACAGCTGCATCATCGATTCGCACATCACCGGATTGACCTTGCCGGGCATGATGCTGCTGCCCGGTTGTCGTGACGGCAAGGCGACTTCATAGAACCCACAACGCGGGCCGCTGCCCAACCAACGAATGTTGTTGGCGACGTTGAAAAGAGTCTGGGCGATGCACTTCAAATTGCCGTGGGCTTGGACCAAAGCGTCGCGCTGGGCGTTCGCTTCGAAGTGGTTTTCCGCTTCCACAAACGGAACGCCGGTCTTTTCCGCCAAGACCTTGGCAACGCGTCCGCCGAATTCCGGATGGGTGTTGATCCCGCTGCCGACCGCGGTGCCGCCGACCGGCAATTCCAACACGGCGTCGCGGGCCTGTTCGGCGCGGCGGACCGACAGTTCCAACTGGCGTGCGAAACCACCGAATTCTTGACCCAAGCGAAGCGGCGTGGCGTCCATCAAGTGCGTCCGACCGATCTTGATGATCTTATCCCATTGCTGGGCCTTGGCCTTCAAGTCATCCGCCATCTTCGTTAGTGCTGGGATCAGCACATTGTGAATCTGGTACCCGGTCGCGACGTGGATCGCCGTCGGGAACGTGTCATTGGTACTTTGCCCCATGTTGACGTGATCATTGGGGTGAATCGGCTTCTCCGCCTGCAACCGATCGCCGCCGGCGATCTCGATCGCTCGATTGCTGATCACCTCGTTCACGTTCATGTTGCTGCTGGTGCCGCTGCCGGTCTGGAAAACGTCGACCGGGAACTGATCGGGCAGTCCACCGCCGGCGACTTCTTCGGCCGCCTTCAACATCGCGTCGACCTGGTCGTCGGCCAGCGGGTTCTTTCCGGTTCCGGTCAACTTGCCCAGATCGCGATTGGCGACGCCGCAGGCATATTTCACCCATCCCATCGCCTGGATCATCGCCGGCGGCAAACGCCAACCGCTGATGGGAAAGTTCTCGACGGCACGCTGGGTCTGGGCACCGTAATAGGCGTCGGCGGGAACGCGGACTTCGCCCATCGAATCACGTTCGGTTCGAAAATCACTCATGGCTTTCTGTTCTTTTTCCGGTTGGTCGAAAGGGGGACGGTGACGATCCGGCGGCGCCGCGAGCGATGCTGCGGGGCGCGGTTTCGACTGGAAATAAAAAGGAAATTGGACGTTTACCCAAGGGGGCACCCGTCCGGAACCGCCCAAGCGTCGCGGGGATTGCCCGGTGTGCGACAAAAGACCATCCGGGCGACAGGATTTTTCCGACACCGAGGTGCAACGACACGTCCGTGGACACCCGGCCAGTTCAGAAATCGACTGCCCCACGTCAACGGGTGTGCTTGGGAAGGACGCAGACTCGGCCAGCCGCCCAGCAACCGGGCGGCGTGGTTGAAATCCCTAGGCGGCCTTGGCCGGCGGTTCGGCAGCAGTCGCCTCAGCAACGGTTGGCTCGGCTCCAGACTCGGCCGATTCGCTGGATCCAGCCGTTTCATGGTCGATTGCCGCGGGCGGGGCGGCCGACTTTGACTTTCGGGCCGCCTCTTCATCCTCGATCGGGGTCGCTCCGAATCGTCGCATGACGTCAATCAGCCGGTTTTCCAAGGCTTCCAGTTCGGCCAAGGCTTGATCCTGACGGGCTTCCAGTTCGGCCAGCAAATGGCCCGGACCGTTCGGGTCGGCGTCCTCGGATGCGGGGCGTCCGGTCTGCGGCGACGCCGGCACAGCGACCACGGCAGCGGATGCGGAACCGGTGACATCAACGTTTGAACAGTCAGAAACCGACATACTGATTGGACTCGGCGGCAGCGTCGAAGCGGGCAAGTGCTGGGGAGCGACGCCGGCGCGTTGCCGGCGTTGCCGCCCCGTGACTGCCATCGGCGTCCGGTTGAACCGATACTGACTGTCGGTCCGGTCATTCCTGTCCGGGAGTCTTGGCGAACTATGCGGGTTGGCGAAATCCTGTTCGTTGGGTCGTGCGTGTCGGCAAAATGTCCAAAAGGCCGGCTCGATACGGATTGTCACTGGGGGTTGGACCGCGTTACACTTTGGGGCTTCCCGGTCCAGTGCCGATCCTCGGTAACAGGTCCGTCCAAACGAATCTCCAATCACAGGAGGTGCGGCAACCCAAATGGCATATCACTCAGCTTTAACGGAGAAAAAATGGTCAAGTTAGTAGTTCGTGATCGCGAAACGATTCAAGAAGCCGTTCGTCGTTTCCGAAAATTGGTCGAACGAAGCGGCATTAAGAAAGAAATGCGCCGTCGCGAATACTACGAAAAGCCGAGTGAAACCAAGCGCCGCGCCCGCCTTCGTGCCGAGCGTCGCAGTCGCCGTACCCGCATGCTGGCCCGCTGAGTTGGCCCACTGAGTTGCGGTTTCCAATTGCGGCCGCACACCGCGATTTACCCACCATCGACGAACGATTGAAAAGCCTCGGCCCTTCACTTAGCCGACCTTTCCCGGCCGTGCCTCCAGACCGATCGTTCGCAAATTCGGTTGCATCCCACAAGAATCGGGCGATTAGCTCAGTTGGCTAGAGCGTCTCGTTTACACCGAGAATGTCGGGGGTTCGAGTCCCTCATCGCCCATTTAAGGGAAGCCCGCAACAAGCGGGCTTTTTTCATGCGCCGTCGGTTCTCTCACTGAACAAACGACGCTGTCTTCTCCCGTTTCCCTGTGCCAGGCACCACGATGGAAACAACCCTGCACTGAAGCGGGCGACTGACCACCGCCCCAAAACCAACGCATGTTGGTTCGCGAGGCAGACAGTCGCCAACTTTTCCAAAGTCGGTCCTCTCCCTAAACGGAGATTCGCTATGCAGATTCCCGCGTCGGAGACACGGGCGACTGACCACCGCCCCAACGCCAACGCATGTCGGCTCGCGAGGCAGACAGTCGCCGACTTTTCCAAAGTCGGTCCCCTCCCCAACAGAGATTCGCTATACAGATTCCCGCGTCGGAGACACGGGCGACTGATGACGCGGACCAAGAGGACACAAGTGACTGATGACCGATCCCGAGAATTTCGAAGAAATCGGCCACGTCCTTGACCGCGACGCGGACATTGAAATCTCGACGCACGCTCGGCCGCACTGGGCACAAGCAGGCACGATCACCTTCATCACACTTCGACTGATCGACTCCATTCCCAAAAAGGTCATCACCCGATGGGATCAGTTGCGGTGCGAGTTCATTGCCCGAATCTTGCCCGCCCCCACCGATGATTGGCGTGCCGACCGCGATCGTCTGCCCGACGCCAGTCGCAAAGCTTTCGACAAACAGTTCAAACGTCTTCGCGAAGACACACTCGACTCCTGTCTTGGCCAGTGTCCCTTGCGGGATCCCATCGCCGCTCAAATCGTGCTCGACGCCCTGAAATTTTTCGATGGAGATCGCTATTTGCTGGGCGACACCATCATCATGCCCAATCATGTGCACTTGCTGGTGGTGTTCCGTGATGCCAATGCCATGCGGAAGCAATGCACGTCTTGGATGCGATACACGGCGCGGCGAATCAACGACCACCTCGGTCGGCAAGGTCATCTTTGGCAGAGCGAACCCTTCGATCATCTCGTCCGCAATGAGAAGCAGCTCGAGTACCTTCGCGACTACATCGAAGACAACCCGACCAAAGCAAAGCTCACCCAAGGCGAGTTCCTCTACCGCCGATCCGATCGAGCATTCTAAACCGTCGCCGACGTTTCCAACGTCGGTATCCCGGGATCCCCGCGTCGGAGACGCGGTCGACGCTCCACACCGAGCCGACCGTGGCAGGACTCTTTGTTGCCGTTTCAAACACACATTGATCGTGATCAACGGGCAATTCAAGATGCCTCGAAACCTGAAGCTAGTCGCAGCGGCTCGCCACTATTCAACGATATGGTGGGCAGATGCTGAGTGGCTCGTTCCCGTTGACCAATTGCGAGTTGCTGATCTAGCGCAAGAACAACTCTGAAGAATAACGAGGACCATCATGGAACCGAACCGAAGAGAGCCCAATCCGAACGATGTGCTTGGTCCTGCACCTTCTTGTCTAACGCCCCTTGTTGAAGAATACGCAGCTTTGGTTCCAGACTCGCGAGAGCCGAATTGGGAGCTGATCGAGGCAAAGCTGATCGACCATCACGAATGGACACCGGACGCGGCTCACTCGCTTGCAAAGATGGCAAAGCAATACGGCTGGTTCTTTCTGAGAAACGCAGCCGCCTTAGCCATCGCATGCGATCACGAAGACGGTGACCTGGGGATTTGACTAACCGAAGTCAAATCTCGCAAAATCCGATCGACCTCAGGTAATCGTAGGTCGAGTCATAAAACGCAGGATCCCTGGTTGGGTCTTGTGTGTCACCTTCCGGGACGACGACGACCATTCCCTGCCTCGCTCGCGTTAGAAGCACTCGATAGGCATTTTTCAAATACGATTGCCGCTCAGCTTTGTTGATCTTCTGCCACTTATTGCCTCGGAACGAGCGGTAGACCCAGCCATCGTCGGCATGGCGAAAATCCGCATCCCACGTCACGCAGGCCCAGTCGAGTTCCAGGCCTTGGATGTCAAATTCCGTGGCAACGTCCTCCAGGTAGTAGGAAGACCGGACATCTTCGCGTCCCGCAAGAAACCAATGGATCGGGTTGGGTTGCAATCGAACGTCGATCGCCAAAGGTTTGAGACGGTTCGCTTGTGATGACACCACGATGCCGTAGCGTTCGCTTCCGCGAGATTGTTGACGCAGCCACGCCTTCGC is from Crateriforma conspicua and encodes:
- a CDS encoding prolyl oligopeptidase family serine peptidase, which produces MRDRTNQSSVPSASRLLSTHRSRVIWLCVLVAWIGTAGPSFGQGSRSDYQRWETLDRTVAGKVFRNDVSAHWINDDLFWYRVRTRDQGERFVVVNAATGKKSSDYDRDQLRDAIAGDAEDVDIDSIFGLKPRRTIASSHYRGSPTSIEFDNRTDQDLKVHYRSGDGTERYYGDVKAGASRQWSTYDGHAWVLRNADGKAIACFVADTTPGIAVIDADTPRPASAQPRRRRDESRLQKSPDEAWEIRIDDHNLHLTHRDDAAKNWTTADGSQPHSYGGKVHWSPDSKHFVVMKTRPGTRRKIHLIDSSPDDSHHGKLLTLDYAKPGDDLDVRTLILFSADGSRRFEIDNTRFPNPYQLSDFQWDPDSSGFSFLYNQRGHQVLRLVRVNADDGSTSTLIDETSDTFICYSSKNYLRRLHGSDEAIWMSERSGWNHLYLVDQKSGKMSDITHGCLGLDGQFVVRGVEKVDAEKRRLWVKVSGIHPGEDPYHVHLLAVDFDGNNATILTGGDGNHRWDFSPNGRYLIDQYSRVDLPNRSVLRDAETGKSICELETADIRALLETGWRVPERFVAKGRDGQTDIHGIIVRPTGFDPRRKYPVLEYIYAGPHGSFVPKSFGTHSRLYKMAELGFIVVQIDGMGTNHRSKAFHDVCWKNLGDSGFPDRIAWMKAAAETRPEMDLRRVGIWGGSAGGQSALRALLAHGDFYQAAVADCGCHDNRVDKIWWNEQWMGWPIGPHYKEQSNVTCAHQLRGDLMLIVGELDRNVDPISTMQVVDALVRADKDFELLVMPGVGHGAAGHPYAARRQADFFVRKLQGRQPRWDSDDRNNEPDTD
- a CDS encoding class II fumarate hydratase, with translation MSDFRTERDSMGEVRVPADAYYGAQTQRAVENFPISGWRLPPAMIQAMGWVKYACGVANRDLGKLTGTGKNPLADDQVDAMLKAAEEVAGGGLPDQFPVDVFQTGSGTSSNMNVNEVISNRAIEIAGGDRLQAEKPIHPNDHVNMGQSTNDTFPTAIHVATGYQIHNVLIPALTKMADDLKAKAQQWDKIIKIGRTHLMDATPLRLGQEFGGFARQLELSVRRAEQARDAVLELPVGGTAVGSGINTHPEFGGRVAKVLAEKTGVPFVEAENHFEANAQRDALVQAHGNLKCIAQTLFNVANNIRWLGSGPRCGFYEVALPSRQPGSSIMPGKVNPVMCESMMQLCARVMGNDTCMTVSGASGGNFQLNIMMPVLAHTVLESIQLLTGGTDAFVEFCLNGMEANEEQCEKAVEQSLSMCTSLNPLIGYDKAAKLAKQAFAEGRTIRELCQADGILPEAELTEALDPWKMTEPQV
- a CDS encoding ABC transporter permease, with amino-acid sequence MASPALTGPSDSTPPWLRKIDDWCLRIGDWINPILVKETRQALKSRQFLVTFSLLLIAALGWTIVGSMMRMPQIYTTPTASFMLVGYYVVLAVPMLLVVPLAAYRSLEAELDDGTLELLSISTLSPWQIVLGKLASGTLQMTLYFVALLPCFAFAYTLRGIDLPTLLLVMAFLFLCGLLLTTAALTFAPQSRSRNARVVTLLLVLSMLLLGEYVIGAACITMIWFGIPFPTTLIVFAVVSALLLSFAIGNLLVTTTAMMLTPESENRSTRLRLSLLLLTVIAIGLNVFGVQVFAEEGLVLAFPTAIFLTILWLVSGSMMAAESPAMTPRIRRELPETFAGRAVGTFLTPGPAAGLIFGVVGLVSVLVVSLEVLRLYRNQPNSTMPSGFFDQATNFVTMLGAYAVIFLVATRWLVAFVRRFHHVRVEFGIAAFIVVAVFAAVIPYSIGLYLADGRDFRYSTWQISNWAWTLSLDVNQVPVWVPFLLTGTAVIGLLSSLLISSTITLPRKTLVPKRVIDEQQRTSKQPVSAS
- the lexA gene encoding transcriptional repressor LexA, which gives rise to MTTTAQLTERQQNVYDMIRGLIIERGYGPTVREIGEHFGIKSPNGVMCHLRALERKGLITRSPNKSRAIELTSPADRSGHALPMVGVVAAGPTTLAFEQNERVDVGQLLFSNDRFMLQVSGDSMVNAHIADGDYVVIQRQENAQPGQMVVAQTPDGEATLKYWYPEGDRIRLQPANDNMDPIFVREAKILGIAVGVVRTRV
- a CDS encoding transposase; this translates as MTDPENFEEIGHVLDRDADIEISTHARPHWAQAGTITFITLRLIDSIPKKVITRWDQLRCEFIARILPAPTDDWRADRDRLPDASRKAFDKQFKRLREDTLDSCLGQCPLRDPIAAQIVLDALKFFDGDRYLLGDTIIMPNHVHLLVVFRDANAMRKQCTSWMRYTARRINDHLGRQGHLWQSEPFDHLVRNEKQLEYLRDYIEDNPTKAKLTQGEFLYRRSDRAF
- the rpsU gene encoding 30S ribosomal protein S21, producing the protein MVKLVVRDRETIQEAVRRFRKLVERSGIKKEMRRREYYEKPSETKRRARLRAERRSRRTRMLAR
- a CDS encoding NAD-dependent deacylase, coding for MNVLILTGAGISAESGIPTFRGADGLWEGHRVEQVASPEGFDADPVLVHRFYNLRRRKLQDPLIQPNAAHVALADFERGHDSGDFLLVTQNIDNLHQRAGSKRVLPMHGELMKVRCIDTGELFDWTEDLSLETPHPADPENAKLRGRLRPHVVWFGEVPLGLESIERAARKADVFLAIGTSGLVYPAAGIVSQTPVHCRRIEINLDDTPASGAFDETIRGRASEEVPRVLASL